The following is a genomic window from Acidobacteriota bacterium.
GATTACCACTGAGGTGTTTATGCGAATGTTCGATCCACCCCATCCCGGCGAGGTGCTGCGCGAGTATCTCGGCGAAGTGACCGTCACGCGCGCGGCACGGCATTTGCGGGTCACACGCGCGGCTTTGTCGCGCATCTTGAACGGCAGCACGGGGATATCTGCCGAGATGGCGTTGCGACTGGCGGATGCGCTTGGCACCACACCCGAGCTGTGGGCTGGCATGCAGGCGCAGTACGACCTGTGCATCGCCTCCAGAAAACGCCGCAAGAAGGTCGCCCGGCTGCGTGCGACTGCGGCGTAGCCTGCCTAGTCTCGGAAGATATTCTTCGCGACGAAGAAGACGTTCGCGGGACGCTCCGCCAATCGCCGCATGAAGTACGGATACCACTCGCTGCCGAACGGTATATACACCCGCATCCGCCAGCCTTCGCGCACCAGTTGCTGTTGCAGGTCGCGGCGGATGCCGTAGAGCATCTGGAATTCGAACGCCTCGGGCGCGATCTTCTCCGCGTGCGCGAACTCTTTGGTCGCGGCGATCATCTTCTCGTCGTGCGTGGCGATGCCGTGGTAGACGCCGCTCTTGAGCAGCAGCTTCATCAGCTTCACGTAGTTCGCGTCCACCTCGGACTTTTTCTGGAACGCGATCCCGGCCGGCTCTCGGTACGCGCCCTTGCATAGCCGAATGCGTGTGCGCTCGGCCAGCAGGCCTTCCACATCTTTCTCGCTGCGATGCAGATAGGCCTGGATGACCGCGCCGACCGCGCTGGTTTTCGGATCGTGGCCTGCGGTCTCGGCATGCAGCCGGTGGACGAAGTCGAGCGTGCGCTGCGTGTAGGGCGAGCCTTCCATGTCCACGCGGACGAAATTCTTTACGCGCGCGGCGTGCGCGACCAGTTCGGTCGCGATGCCGTAAGCGAGCTGCTCGTCGACGTCGAGTCCCATGTGGGTGAGCTTCATGCTCACGTTGGCGTCGAGCTTCTGCTCGGTGATGCGGTCGAGCAGCTCGTGGTAGAGCGCGGCTGAATGCTTGGCTTCCTCGGCGTTGGTGACGTTCTCGCCCAGGTTGTCCACCGAGACGGACATGCCCAGCTGGTTGACCGCGCGCGCGGCGCGCAGCACGTCGTCCACCTGCATGCCGGCGACGAACCGGGCGGACATCCGGCGTCCGAGGGCAGATTTCTCCGCCATGCGCCGCAGCGCCTTGCTTTCGGAAAGCCCGATGAAGAGCGCTCTCAGCAACGCGCGCTCCGGCCGGCGATGCGACCGGCGACGCCGGAATGACGATGGGCAGGGCTGAGCATAGGCGACTGTCTTTTGTATCAGATTTTCGCGGCGTAGCGCTCGGCACCGCCCTGCGGCGATAATGGCAGCATGACTTGGATGAGGATGAGGATGAGTACGAGGTCCGTGCAGGCAGCCTTCGCGGCCACTGCCTTGATCATCGCTGGTGCGATGGCCGTGCTGTGTGCGCCGCTCGCGAGCGCGCAGCAGCCGCCGGAGTTCGTGATCGGCGTGGACTTCGTGAATCCCAAGCCGGAGTGTCCGGTCTTCATCGGCCACGTCACCCCGAAGAGCCCGGCGGAGAAAGCAGGGCTCAAGGCCGGCGACGTTATCGCCGCTATCGACGGCGTACCCATCGCGACGTTGGCCGACATGAGCAAGGTTCAATCCGACAAGCTCAAGCCGGTGCGCATCGAGGTGGCACGCGCCGACGGCAAGCACTCTTAC
Proteins encoded in this region:
- a CDS encoding HigA family addiction module antitoxin; its protein translation is MRMFDPPHPGEVLREYLGEVTVTRAARHLRVTRAALSRILNGSTGISAEMALRLADALGTTPELWAGMQAQYDLCIASRKRRKKVARLRATAA
- a CDS encoding proline dehydrogenase family protein is translated as MLRALFIGLSESKALRRMAEKSALGRRMSARFVAGMQVDDVLRAARAVNQLGMSVSVDNLGENVTNAEEAKHSAALYHELLDRITEQKLDANVSMKLTHMGLDVDEQLAYGIATELVAHAARVKNFVRVDMEGSPYTQRTLDFVHRLHAETAGHDPKTSAVGAVIQAYLHRSEKDVEGLLAERTRIRLCKGAYREPAGIAFQKKSEVDANYVKLMKLLLKSGVYHGIATHDEKMIAATKEFAHAEKIAPEAFEFQMLYGIRRDLQQQLVREGWRMRVYIPFGSEWYPYFMRRLAERPANVFFVAKNIFRD